A genomic region of Alnus glutinosa chromosome 11, dhAlnGlut1.1, whole genome shotgun sequence contains the following coding sequences:
- the LOC133882054 gene encoding receptor-like serine/threonine-protein kinase SD1-8, translating to MGTTKTKPWLLFVLLLILSCCTACFSIAGNTLSAGQSLSFSKNETILSPGGTFELGFFTPGSPVKIYLGIWYKRFVPREVVWVANRENPLSDPRLHLSEDGNLLLFEGSSKNQFWLTNLTFRGPNITEAVLRDDGNFVLINRSKTSSIFWESFDHPTDTWLPGAKLGVDKHISWKNSEDPAPGVFSLGLDPNGSNQYFLEWKRSQNYWSSGVWDGKIFSLIPEMNAFVPRKNFQFSPIFNYTFVPSKNGSDGYLTYSLQNPSYLSKYRVDYRGQWRLLVWMSGPWEWGSFWTAPRNLSDVFALCGAFGVVQNPENNSTPCQCLKGFEPFSMNYTRLNDWRGGCVRKSPLQCEKNNTYANGKKDWFWKMPNMRLPVHSRAYLAVNASRCELACTENCSCTAYAYNRSGCMIWDGALFNLQQREIGQDIYLKLAADEYPDPSMKGRMSEMKSKKWRVWVAVLVPATGLILCLVIGFSTKGKLKCIGEKASSNNLLSFDFDTELHAKDAELPLFSYESVSAATNKFLDLNKLGEGGFGPVYKGKLLRGREIAVKMLSKRSGQGIEEFKNETILIAKLQHRNLVRILGCCIEPNENILIYEYMFNKSLDFYLFDQTKKNMLDWGTRIHIIEGIAQGILYLHQYSRLWIIHRDLKPSNILLDIEMNPKISDFGMARIVGDNETPTNTRRIVGTYGYMSPEYAMDGLYSIKSDVFSFGVLVLEIVSGKKNTGFYNSESLNLLRYAWELWIDDRSLELMEPTIGYPSSTSVLLRFINIGLLCVQESPTDRPTMPDVVSMISNEYVPLPTPKQPAFTRGQNVIDTNSTNDTTAENGSKNSVTISTMEAR from the exons ATGGGTACCACGAAGACTAAGCCATGGCTCTTATTTGTTCTGCTTCTAATCCTGTCTTGTTGCACAGCATGCTTCTCCATAGCCGGTAATACCCTTTCAGCAGGtcagtctctttctttttcaaagaacGAGACCATATTATCTCCAGGTGGCACTTTTGAGCTCGGTTTCTTCACTCCAGGCTCTCCAGTAAAAATCTACCTGGGCATATGGTATAAAAGGTTTGTTCCGAGGGAAGTTGTTTGGGTAGCAAATAGAGAAAACCCTTTGTCTGACCCAAGACTTCACCTCTCAGAAGATGGCAATCTACTCCTGTTTGAGGGTTCCTCCAAGAACCAATTTTGGTTGACAAATTTAACATTTCGCGGGCCAAATATAACTGAAGCTGTACTTCGTGATGATgggaattttgttttgataaacagGTCGAAGACGTCTTCTATATTTTGGGAGAGTTTCGACCATCCAACCGATACATGGCTGCCAGGTGCAAAGCTTGGGGTCGATAAGCACATTTCATGGAAAAATTCAGAGGATCCAGCACCTGGTGTATTCTCGTTGGGGTTAGACCCAAATGGAAGCAATCAGTATTTCTTAGAGTGGAAGAGATCCCAAAACTATTGGAGTTCTGGAGTTTGGGACGGAAAAATTTTCAGCTTAATTCCTGAAATGAACGCATTTGTGCCAAGGAAAAATTTTCAGTTTAGTCCTATCTTCAACTACACTTTTGTGCCAAGTAAAAATGGAAGTGATGGATATTTAACTTACTCTCTTCAAAACCCTTCTTACCTTTCTAAATATCGGGTTGACTACAGAGGACAGTGGAGGCTACTAGTGTGGATGTCTGGCCCTTGGGAATGGGGTTCATTTTGGACTGCACCGAGGAATCTTTCTGATGTCTTTGCTTTGTGTGGTGCGTTTGGCGTGGTACAGAACCCTGAGAATAACTCAACCCCTTGTCAGTGTCTAAAAGGTTTCGAACCATTTTCGATGAACTACACCAGACTAAACGATTGGCGAGGTGGCTGCGTGAGGAAATCCCCTTTGCAATGTGAGAAGAATAATACGTATGCTAATGGAAAAAAAGATTGGTTCTGGAAAATGCCAAACATGCGATTGCCTGTTCATTCGAGAGCATATTTGGCCGTGAATGCTAGTAGATGTGAATTGGCTTGCACGGAGAATTGTTCTTGCACTGCTTATGCTTATAATAGGAGTGGGTGTATGATATGGGATGGAGCTCTTTTCAACTTACAGCAACGCGAGATTGGGCAAGATATCTATCTCAAACTTGCTGCTGATGAGTATCCAGATCCAAGTATGAAAGGTAGGATGAGTGAAATGAAAA GCAAAAAATGGAGAGTATGGGTAGCTGTGCTGGTCCCTGCAACAGGGCTTATCTTATGCCTCGTCATTGGTTTTTCAACCAAAGGAAAGCTCAAATGCATAG GAGAGAAGGCCTCAAGCAATAATCTACTCTCATTTGATTTTGATACTGAACTCCATGCGAAGGATGCTGAGTTACCACTATTTAGTTATGAAAGCGTATCAGCTGCAACTAATAAATTTTTAGATTTGAATAAGCTTGGAGAAGGAGGTTTTGGACCTGTTTATAAG GGGAAATTACTCAGAGGGCGAGAAATTGCAGTGAAGATGCTTTCAAAAAGATCTGGGCAGGGAATCGAGGAGTTCAAAAATGAGACAATATTAATTGCAAAACTCCAGCATAGAAATCTTGTCAGAATCTTAGGTTGTTGTATTGAgccaaatgaaaatatattaatatatgagtACATGTTCAATAAAAGTTTGGATTTCTACCTTTTTG atcaaacaaagaaaaacatgttAGATTGGGGGACACGCATACACATTATTGAAGGAATTGCACAAGGaattctttatcttcatcaatattcaaGGTTATGGATCATACATAGAGATCTTAAGCCCAGCAACATTCTCTTGGATATTGAAatgaatccaaaaatatcagattttgggATGGCTCGAATAGTTGGAGACAATGAAACGCCAACAAACACACGTCGAATTGTCGGAACTTA TGGCTATATGTCTCCTGAATATGCTATGGATGGTTTGTACTCGATAAAGTCAGATGTGTTTAGCTTTGGAGTATTGGTACTAGAAATTGTGAGTGGCAAGAAGAACACTGGCTTCTATAACAGCGAGTCACTCAATCTTCTTAGATAC GCTTGGGAGCTATGGATAGATGATCGAAGTTTGGAGTTGATGGAGCCAACAATAGGATATCCTTCTTCTACTTCTGTTCTATTGAGATTCATTAATATTGGCCTTCTTTGTGTCCAAGAAAGCCCGACTGATCGACCTACCATGCCTGATGTAGTCTCAATGATTAGCAATGAATATGTTCCTCTACCTACACCCAAGCAACCTGCTTTTACCAGAGGCCAGAATGTGATTGACACAAATTCAACAAATGACACTACTGCAGAAAATGGCTCAAAAAATAGCGTAACTATTTCAACAATGGAAGCGCGATGA
- the LOC133882055 gene encoding G-type lectin S-receptor-like serine/threonine-protein kinase At4g03230, producing the protein MRLPVNAKEYMTVSRWYCEVVCLSNCSCTAYAYNGSVCMMWEGALLNLQQLSYDGGQHIYVKIAAYQHQSNKLKVWVIIAVLVSATGLVLCLSSICFSRRRKLKRKGEDASGNDLLLFDFNTELHAINDGTNTKENLKKIGEKDVELPLFSYESVSAATNNFSAMNKLGEEGFGPVYKGKLLRGQEIAVKMLSKRSGQGLEEFRNETVLIAKLQHRNLVRLLGCCIERDEKILIYEYMANKSLDFYLFGKKKLDWDTHIRIIEGVAQGLLYLHQHSRPRIIHRDLKPSNILLDSEMNPKISDFGLARIVGGNETQANTHRIVGTYYMSPEYAMEGLYSIKSDVFSFGVLLLEIVSGKKNTGFNKNKSLNLLIYAWQLWRDDRSLELMDSTIGCPSSTSIMLRFIIIGLLCVQESPTNRPTMPDLLSFISNELSPLPTPKQPAFATIYNMIDTNSTTSGEGSCTLNNITISTMEAR; encoded by the exons ATGAGATTGCCTGTAAATGCCAAAGAATATATGACAGTGAGTCGATGGTATTGTGAAGTGGTTTGCTTGAGTAATTGTTCTTGCACAGCTTATGCTTATAATGGCAGCGTGTgtatgatgtgggaaggagctCTTTTGAACTTACAGCAACTCTCATATGACGGCGGACAACATATCTATGTCAAAATTGCCGCTTATCAGCATCAGA GTAACAAATTGAAAGTATGGGTGATTATAGCCGTGCTGGTCTCTGCAACAGGGCTTGTCTTATGCCTCTCCTccatttgtttttcaagaagGAGAAAGCTCAAACGCAAAG GAGAGGATGCCTCAGGCAATGATCTACTGTTATTTGATTTCAATACTGAACTTCATGCAATTAATGATGGAACAAACACTAAAGAGAATCTGAAGAAAATAGGGGAGAAGGATGTTGAGTTGCCACTATTCAGTTACGAGAGTGTATCAGCTGCAACTAATAATTTCTCAGCTATGAATAAGCTTGGAGAAGAAGGTTTTGGACCTGTTTACAAG GGGAAATTACTTAGGGGGCAGGAAATTGCAGTAAAAATGCTTTCAAAAAGATCTGGACAAGGGCTCGAGGAGTTCAGAAATGAGACAGTATTGATTGCAAAACTCCAACACAGAAATCTTGTCAGACTCTTGGGTTGTTGTATCGAGCGAGATGAGAAGATATTAATATACGAATACATGGCCAATAAAAGTTTGGATTTCTACCTTTTTGGT aaaaagaagttaGATTGGGATACACACATACGCATTATTGAAGGAGTTGCTCAAgggcttctttatcttcatcaacATTCAAGACCACGAATCATACATAGAGATCTGAAACCTAGTAATATTCTCTTGGATAGTGAAatgaatccaaaaatatcagattttggcTTGGCTCGAATAGTTGGAGGCAATGAAACACAAGCAAACACACATCGAATTGTCGGAACTTA TTACATGTCTCCTGAATATGCTATGGAGGGTCTATACTCGATAAAGTCTGATGTCTTTAGCTTTGGAGTACTGCTACTCGAGATCGTGAGTGGCAAAAAGAATACTGGCTTCAACAAGAACAAGTCACTCAATCttcttatatat gCTTGGCAGTTGTGGAGAGATGATCGAAGTTTGGAGTTGATGGATTCGACAATAGGGTGTCCTTCTTCCACTTCTATTATGTTGAGATTCATTATCATTGGCCTTCTTTGTGTTCAAGAAAGCCCCACGAATCGACCTACTATGCCAGACCTACTCTCATTTATTAGCAACGAACTTTCACCTCTACCTACACCCAAGCAACCTGCATTTGCCACCATCTATAATATGATCGACACAAATTCAACAACTAGCGGGGAAGGGAGTTGCACATTAAACAACATCACTATTTCAACAATGGAAGCTCGATGA